The stretch of DNA CGGCCTATCTCGGTATCGCGCGCGGGCCGGAGGCGGTGATCGTCGCGATCGCGTTCCGGCGCGGACGCACCGACGAGCAGAAGCGGGCGCTCTACCGCGCCATCGCGGCCGGCGCCGCGCTCGAGGCTGAGCTTCGGCCGGAGGACGTCATGGTGGTCCTGACCGAGAACGGTCCGGCCGACTGGTCCTTCGGGCGCGGTGTCGCCCAATATGCGGCGGAGGCGGTTCCGGCGTGACGGCGCCGTCGCCAACCGGACTACCGGACAAGGGACGGCGCGGGCCCGTGGGGAGCGGGCCCGCGCCTTCGTGTGCGCCGGCCGGGTGGGGAGGCCCGGGGGGATCCGGCGCGCTGGGGAGGGATGCCGGGCGTCGGCTCGCGGCCACGCCCGGGAACGCGGTCAGAACGGCAGGATGATGTCGAGCACCTGGTTGCCGTAGCGCGGCTGCTGGACGTCGGTGATCTGGCCGCGGCCGCCGTAGGCGATGCGGGCCTCGGCGATCTTGGTGGACTCGATCGTGTTGTCGGCCGCGATGTCCTCCGGGCGGATGATGCCGGCGACGATCAGCTCGCGGATCTCGAAGTTGACCCGGATCTCCTGACGCCCCTCGACCACCAGGTTGCCGTTGGGCAGGACCTGGGTGACTACGGCGGCGACGTTGGTCTCCAGCTTCTCGGAGCGGTTGACGGAGCCCGAGCCCGCGTTCTCGTTCTTGGCGGTGGTGGCGACGAGGTTCGAGGCGGAGGTCTCGGTTGGGATCACCTTCTGCAGGTAGTAGCCCGGGACGCCGCCGACGCTGTCGGTCTCGGTCGTCGAGCGCGAGCGCTTGGTCTCGTTGTCGATCTCGGCCTTGTCGCCGATCGTCACCTTCACGGTCAGGATGTCGCCGACGCGGGCGGCGCGCTGGTCCTTGAAGAAGGCGCGCGCGCCGGAGCGCCAGAGCGAGTTCGGCGCGTAGGCGGCGACCTGCGGGTCTGGCATCGGCAGGCTGACGGGCTTGTAGCCGGGCTGGGCGGTCGGGTCCTTGATCGCCGTGAGCTTCGGCGTGTCGCCGACATTCGACAGTCGGTCGAGCGTGTTCGAGCAGGCCCCGAGGGGCGCGGCCGCGAGGGCGAGGAGGAGGATACGCGAGACTGTCACTGTTGAGCCCTCCCGAGGCTCGCGACCGAGGTGCCGCCCGGGCCGACCGTGACCCGGCCGGGGCCGGAAACGGTGCCGACGACGGTGCGCTTCGATTGCGGATTGAGAACGGTGATGACGTCGCCGAGCGAGCCCTGCTCGAGGGCCTGGGCGCGGGCGGAGAGAACGAGACCGGGCGACTGGTAGACCAGGGTGATGGTCTCGCCCCGCTTGACGAGCAGGGGCTGCTGGACGTCCCCGGCGGTCAGCGGCGTCTCGGCCCTCAGCGCGCGGCGGGCGGCGAGACCGGCGAAGTCCTCCACGGCGGCGGGGCGATTGGCGCCGGCCTGGCGCTTGGGGACGCGCTGGACCACGAGATCCTCGGCGCGCAGCACCTCGCCGCGGGCGAGCGGACGGGTCAGCACGACGGTGTCGACCACCTCGGTCGCCTGCCCACGCAGGCGCAGGCGCTCGGGCGCGGCGCCCTTGTCGATGAGGACGAGCGCCTCGAAGCGGCCGTTGCCGGGGACGCTGTTGACGCTGGCGATCCGGACGGGGGCGGGCGAGCGCTCGTCGGCGAGGCGCGGCTCGAGCGGTTGGTCGAAGGTCACCTGCAGCTCGCGGGCGTCGGCGACGCCCATCTGGCGGGCGAGGGCGGCGGCGACCAGGGACTGGATCTCCCCGGCCCCGATCTCGCGGGCGCTGCGGGTGACGCTGACCTCGACGAGCAGGCCTTCGGAGGCCTCGCGCAGGCCGGCGGCCCGCGCCTCGGCGAGCACGCGCCAGGCCGGGACGGTGCCGGTGGTGCCGAGGTCGGGGGCGCGGAAGATCGCACGGTCGGCGAGCGGGCCGGCGTTGTCGAAGAAGTCGCCGATGGTGACGAGCTCGGCGGCGACCGTCACGGCGGCACGGAGCGTCGGGCGGGCCGGCTCGGCCGCCGGGGCGGGAGCGGGGCCGAGCCCGCAGGCGAGCAGGGCGGCGAAGGCGAGGAAGCGGCGGACCGTCATGGCTCAACCTCAGCGGAACTGGATGGTGGCCGACATCATCTCGTCGGCGGCACGGATCACGCGGGAGTTCATCTCGTAGGCGCGCTGGGCGGCGATCAGGTCCGAGATCTCGGCGACCGGGTTGACGTTGGCGATCTCGAGATGGCGCTGCAGGAGCGACCCGTAGCCCTCGTCGCCGGGGTTGGCGACCTGGGCGGGGCCGGAGGAGGCGGTCTCGATGAAGATGTTGTCGCCGATCGCCTCGAGGCCCGACTTGTTGACGAAGCGGGCGACCTGGATCTGGCCGATGACGGTCGCCGCCGGAGCGTTGCCGATGACGGCGGAGACGGCGCCCTGGGCACTGATGGTCAGGCCCGAGGCGTTGACCGGGATGGTGATGGCCGGGTCGAGCGGGTAGCCGTTGACGTTCACCATCGCGCCATTGGCATCGCGCTCGAAGGAGCCGTCACGGGTGAAGCCGGTCCGGCCGTCGGGGAGCGAGATGCGGAAGAAGCCCTCGCCGCGGAGCGCGAGGTCGAGCTCCTTCTCGGTCGATTCGACGTTGCCTTGCGACATGATCCGGGGCGTCGCGGCGGTGCGCACGCCCGAGCCGATCTGCACGCCGGTCGGCAACAGGTTTCCGGAGTCGGAGCTCTGCGAGCCGACCTGGCGGAGATTCTGGTAGAGCAGGTCCTGGAAGTCCGCACGCTGGCGCTTGAAGCCGGTCGTGCGCATGTTGGCGATGTTGTTCGAGATGACTTCGACGTTCAGTTCCTGGGCGAGCATGCCCGAGGCGGCGATGTGCAGGGCCTTCATGGCATCCCTCCTCAGCTCACCTGGCCGAGCTTCTCGATCGCCGAGCGACGGAGGTCGTCGGCGTTCTGCATCCACTTGGCGACGCTCTCGTAGCTGCGCTGGACCGCGATCATGCGGGAGAGCTCGACCACGCCGCGCACGTTGGACTTCTCGATCTGTCCCTGGACGACCCGGGGCAGGGTGGCCGGAATGGGGTTCTCGCCCTCGAAGAGCGTCTCCCCGACCTTCTTCAGGCTGCCCTGCCTCTCGAAGTCGACGACCCTCAGCTTCCCCTTGACCCCCTGGTTTGTTGAGATCGTGCCGTCGGAGGCGATCGACAGGTTGGTCTCGCCAGGCTGCAGCGTCAGCGGCCCGCCATCGGTCAGGACGGCGTCGTTGTCGCGGGTGACGAGCTGGCCCTGGGCGTTGACCGCGAAGGAGCCGTTGCGCGTGTAGCGTTCGCCCTGCGGCGTCTGCACGACGAACCAGCCGCGGCCGTCCAGGGCGACGTCGGTCGGGTTGCCGGTCGCGGTCATCTGCCCCGGCTGCATGTCGTAGAGGTTGGCGTCGTCGACGACGAAGCTGATCGGCTGGTCGGGCCGCAGGAAGGTGTTGGCGGCGGCGCGCGGCTGGCCGATCTCCTCGAAGAGCAGCGACTGCGCCTTGAAGCCGTTGGTGTTGATGTTGGCCAGGTTGTTGGCGATCAGGTCCATCTGCCTCTGCAGCGTCACCTGTCGCGACAGCCCGACGAGCTGTGCGTTTTCCATCGATCGTCCCCAGCGACCGCCGTCAGCTCCCCAGCCTGGCGGTCCGGGATCCCAATGCGAGACCCGTGCCAGACGGAAAAATGGCGGATCTCTGGGCTTTTCGAGCCGGGACCGGCGTCCCCGCCCGGCAGGGTTTGCCGGGTCGCCGCAGCGCGGGGGCGGTCGTTGCCGGGCAACGGAATTCAGCGGTCGGCGTAACCCTTCGTTATTTCACAATACACGGCCCGGACCCCCAAATCCTTCCAAACCGTTAATCTTTACAGTTCATTAACCATTTTCTCCTTAGCTGTTCCCCGCGCGGATACGCGTGGAGTACGCGCGATTCCGAGGGCCCGGGGGCAGGATGGCGAAGAAGCCGACCAAGAAGGACGAGGCGGAGGCCGCGGCGCCGGAGGGCGCCGACGACGCCGCCAAGGCCAAGAAGAAGAAGCTCATCGTCTTCGGCGGTGCCGGCCTCGCCGTGCTCCTGATCGGAGGCGGCGCGGGCGCCTACTTCATCGGGCTGTTCGGCGGCAAGGCCGCCGACGAGCACGGTGTACACCCCGCGGCGCACGCGGAGGCGCCGAAGCCGGCGATGTTCGTCGAGCTTCCGGAGCTCACCGTCAACCTGTCGACCATCGACCAGCGGGCCACGTACCTGAAGGTCAAGATCGCGCTGGAGGTCACCGACAGCGCCGCCGTCGCCAAGATCCAGCCGATCCTGCCGCGCGTGCTCGACGCCTTCCAGGTGTACCTGCGCGAGTTGCGCAGCTCCGACCTCGACGGCTCAGCCGGACTCTATCGGGTCAAGGAGGAGCTGCAGAAGCGCGTCAACATCGCGATCTACCCGGCGCGGGTCGATGCCGTGCTGTTCAAGGAAATCCTGATCCAGTAGGCGGGCGCGATGGCGGGACCGGAAGACGACCTCGAAGACCTGGACGCCGCCTGGGGTGCGGCGCTGGCGGAGCAGAAGGGCGACGACGGCGGCGACGACCTCGCGGCCGAGTGGGGCGCCGCGCTCGCCGAGCAGGGGGTGGAAGGGGCCGACGAGATGGCGTCCCAGTGGGGCGCCATGCTGGACGATTCCGACACGGACCTCGACCAGGCGACGCGCGGCGGCGACCGCATCCTGAATCAGGAGGAGATCGACAATCTTCTCGGCTTCAACCTCGACGACAACATCGCGGCCGACCAGTCCGGCATCCGGGCGCTCATCAACTCGGCGATGGTCTCGTACGAGCGCCTGCCGATGCTGGAGATCGTGTTCGACCGGCTCGTCCGGCTGACCACGACCAGCTTGCGCAACTTCACCTCCGACAACGTCGAGGTCTCGCTCGATTCCATCACCTCCGTCCGCTTCGGCGACTACCTGAACTCGATCCCGCTGCCGGCGATCCTGGGGGTCTTCAAGGCGGAGGAGTGGGACAACTTCGGGCTGGTGACGGTCGATTCGAGCCTCATCTACTCGATCATCGACGTGCTCCTCGGCGGGGGGCGGGGCACCACCCCGATCCGCATCGAGGGGCGGCCCTACACGACGATCGAGACGAACCTCGTCCGGCGCATGATCGAGGTCGTGCTGTCGGACGCCGAGCAGGCCTTCGCGCCGCTGTCGCCGGTGCGCTTCAACCTGGAGCGGCTGGAGACGAACCCGCGCTTCGCGGCCGTGTCGCGGCCGGCCAACGCGGCGATCCTGGCCGAGTTCCGGATCGACATGGAGGACCGCGGGGGGAAGATCGAGGTCCTCATCCCCTATGCGACGCTGGAGCCGATCCGCGAGCTCCTGCTGCAGATGTTCATGGGCGAGAAGTTCGGCCGCGATCCCATCTGGGAAGGCCATCTCGCCACCGAGATCTACGGGGCCGACATCGCCGTCGACGCGGTCCTGTTCGAGCGCGAAATGTCGCTCGGCCAGATCCTCAACCTCAAGGTCGGCCAGACCCTCGTCTTCGACGCCGGGCCCTCCGACCCGGTGACGATCAAGTGCGGCGGCATTCTGCTGACCGAGGGCCACATGGGCCGGGTCGGGGACAGCATTTCGGTGAAGGTCGCGCGCAATCTGAAGCGGCCCAAGATGACGCTCGCGGCCTTCGAGAAGGCAGCATCCCAGAAGGACATGCAGGCATCATGACGAGCACGTGGATCGGAATCGGCATCGAGGCAATCGTTGCCGTTCTCCTCGCCATCACAATATCTTATTGTGTTATGCTCAACTCGCGCCTCAAGCGGCTTCGGGCCGACGAGTCGCAGCTCAAGGCGACCATCCTGGAGCTGGTGCGGGCAACCGAGATCGCCGAGCGGGCGATCCTCGGGCTGAAGCAGGCCGCGCAGGATTGCGACCAGACCCTCGCCAAGCGAGTGCGCGAGGCGGAGTTCTTCTCGGTGGAGATCGCCCGTGAGATCGGGGAGGGCGAGCAGGTGCTCGACCGCATCGCCCAGATCACGCGGACGGTCAGGGGGATTTCCGCGCCGGCGGCCGCGGAGCCCGAGGGCGGCGGCGAGGCCGGCGCTCCGGCTGCGGCTCCGGCTCCGGCCGCGGACGCCAAGGCGCCGCGGATGTCCGAGCTCAAGATGAAGTTCGCGCAGTCGGCCGAGCGCCTGGCGAGCCTGCGCAAGGATCTCGAAGGCCAGGCCGCATGACGCAGCCCCGGCTCCTGCCCCTCGTCGTGTTCGCGACCGCGGTGCTGCTCGCCCTCAAGGGCGTCCACCTGGCGATCGCGTCCGGGCCGGAGCCGGTCCGCGTGGTGGCGGCGGCCGACAAGGACCCTTTCGCGGGGGTCGACCCGGATCCGGTGACGACCGCGAGCGGAAGCGGCGGCGGGCACGGCGAGGCGGCTCCGGCCGCGGCGCCGCCGGGGCATGGAGTCGAGCCCGCCAAGGTCAAGGTGGAGGTGACCACCGAGAAGCCCGCCGAGGCCAAGCCGATCCCCGGGCAGGAGCTCATGTCGGAGATCGCCATTCTGCAGAAGCTCGCGGAGCGTCGGAAGCTCATCGAACAGCGCGAGAAGGAGCTCGAGATGCGCGAGCAGCTCCTGAAGGCGACCGAGGGCAAGATCGAGAAGCGCATCGACGACCTGAAGTCCATCGAGGGCCAGATCGGCACGGCCACCAAGGCGAAGGAGGAGGAGAAGTCCAAGGAGATCACGGATCTCGTGAAGATGTACGAGTCCATGAAGGCGAAGGACGCCGCCCGCGTCTTCGACCGGCTCGACACGAGCCTCCTGTCCGACATCGCCCGCCAGATGAACCCCAAGAAGCTCGCCGACGTGGTCTCGAAGATGAGCCCGGAGGCGGCCGAGAAGCTCACCATCGAGCTCGCCAACCGACGCAAGGAGCCGGTGGCCCAGCCGGCGCGCGAACTGCCCAAGATCGACGGGAACCGCGGCTGAGCGCGGCTTCGACTTAACCGGCCGTTCACGGCGGCCGTTTACCCTTCGCGGGTCCCGCAGTTCCCGCGTCGAAGGGACTTCGTTTGCGTCCGGCCTACGCCATACCGTCGACGATCGCTACCCGCGTCGCCAGGGCCCTCCGGGTCGCCCTCGTGGCCGCCGCCGCCCTTGTGTGGCCGGCCTCCCAGGCCGCCGCGCAGGGGAACGCGCGCGCCGAGGTGACGGCGACGCAGGAGAAGGGCTTCGGCCGGATCACGGTCAGCTTCACCGACCGCACACTCCTGCCGCAGTTCACCACGCGGGTCTCCGGGAACGTACTCGTCGTGCAGTTCGCCGAGCCGGTGACGGTCGACGTCGATCGTCTGCCGACGCTGATGCCCGCCTATGTGCAGATCGCCCGGCGCGATCCGGACGGGCAGGCGCTGCGCTTCGCGCTGACCCGGCAGGTGAAGGTCAATACGCTCGAGGCGGGGGAGAAGCTCTTCATCGACCTCCTGCCGCCGACCTGGGCGGGGCCGCCGCCCGGGCTGCCGGACGCCGTCGTGCAGGAGCTCGCCCGGCGGGCCGAGGCGGCGCTGAAGGCACAACGCGAGGCGGAGAAGCAGAGGTTCGGCCTCAAGGTCCTGCCCAAGCTCGACTTCCGGGTCGGGCGCCATCCGACCTTCACGCGCTTCTCCTTCGGCTGGAACGTACCCTTCGACACGCAGCTCGCCCGCGAGGACGACCGGGTCGTGCTGACCTTCAACCGGATGGCCGAGATCGACTTCGCCCCCGTGCTGACCGACCCGCCGCCCGCGCTGAAGGAGATCGCGGGGGAACGGGACGGCGACAAGCTCAAGATCGTCATGACGATCGCGCCGGAGGCGGACGTCCGCGCGTTCCGGGAGGACCAGAGCTACGTGGTCGACCTGTCCCTGCCGGGCAAGCCCGCTAACGCGGCCGAGGCCGCCGTGCGCAAGGCGCTCGCCGAGTCCTCGGGGGTCGGCGAGAGGGCCCGCGAGCTCGTCACCGCGCCGGCGGCCCCCGCCTCGTCCAAGGGAGCGGCCCCGCACGGCGACGCGGCCCTGACCGGCCTCGCCCTGCCGTCCCCGCAAGCGCCGGCGGCCGCTCCCGCCAAGGGCTCGGCCCCGAAGCCGGCGCAGCCCGCCTTTCCGAGGGCCGCCGAAGCCGGGGCGCCGGGGTCCAAGGCGGCGGACCCGGCGCCGGCGGCCCATTCGCCCGCCGCGGCACCCGGCACGGGGGCGGCGGAGGGCCAAGAGATGGCCAAGGGCCCGGCCGACGACCAGGGCGGCGAAGCGGACCCGACGGCCCAGCACGGCGAGGGCCCGCAGGACACCACGGCCGCCCGTTCGACGGACCTGCGCATCGTCCGGGTCGAGGCCAAGCGGATCGGCAACATCGTCCGCATCGCGTTCCCGTTCGCCGGCAAGGTGGCGAGCGCGGCCTTCAAGCGCGACGACGCGCTCTGGGTGGTGTTCGATTCCGAGATGCAGTTCGACACCCGCGCGATCGGGGCGTCCCTCGGCCCGCTCGCCCGCTCGGTGACGGTGACGAAGACCGAGCGGGGCCAGGCCATCCGCATCCTGCTCGGCGAGCCGATGCTGACGACCCTCGGTGCGGACGGGAATTCCTGGATCCTCACCATCGGCGAGATGGTGCTCGAGCCGGCGCGGCCGCTCTCGATCCAGCGCGTGTTCCGGGGCGGCGGGCAGGGGGCGCTGAAGGTCGAGCTGGCCGACGCGGGCAGCGTCCACGAGATCCAGGACCCGGTCGTGGGCGACAGGATGGTGGTCGTCACGGCCCTCGGTCCGGCGCGCGGGATCTTGAAGCCCTACAGCTACAGCGAGCTCGACACGGTTCCGTCGGCCCACGGCGTGGCGGTGGTGCCCCGCACGGACGACCTGTCGGTCTCGCTCGAGCCCGGGCAGGTGGTCATCTCGCGCGAACGCGGGCTCAACCTGTCGACCGGCTCCCTGACCCAGCCGCCCGATTTCAGCATCCCCAACGCGGAGCGCAAGAAGGCCAGGCGGCTGGTCGACCCCTCGGTCTTCGCTATCCAGGACCCCGCCGACTTCACGGCCCGCATCCGCTCGCTCATCGAAAAGGTGGGCCTCGCGCCGGAGCCCCAGAAGAACGCGGCGCGGTTCGACCTCGCGGAATTCTACATTGCCCACCGATTCGGGCCGGAGGCGCTCGGCGTCCTCCGGCTGATCGCCTCCCAGGAGCCGGGCATCGAGCGCGATCCCGGCTTCATCGTTCTCTTCGCCGCCGCGCAGACCATGACGGGGCGGACCGCCGAGGCGCGCCGGGCGCTCGGCCGCAGCGAGGTCGCCGACAACGCGGACGCGGCGCTGTGGCGCACGATCGCGGCGGCGGCGGAGCAGAAGTGGGACGAGGCGCGCGAGAGCGCCAGCAAGGCGGCGGGCGCCGTGGGGGGTTATCCACCGGACGTGCGCGCGCTGTTCGGCCTGGCGGCGGCCGAGGCCGCCGTCGAGCTCAACGACTTCGCGACGGCCCAGTCGCGGCTGGCCGAGATCGAGCCCGACGAGGTCGAGACGGACCTGCGCGCCCGCTACGAGCTCCTGCAGGCGCGGGTCGCGGACGCGGCGGGGCGGCCGGAGGATGCGACCGAGCGGTACCAGCGGGTGATCGCGACCGGCGACCGGATGGCCGGCGCGGAGGCGGAGTACCGGCGGCTGCGCCAGCTCGTGCGCGACGCGCGGATCCCGCCCGAGGAGGCGATCGACCGGCTGAAGTCGCTCGCCTTCGACTGGCGCGGCGACGAGATCGAGCTGAAGACCCTCCGGTTCCTGGCCAACCTGCAGTCCCAGCACGGGCTCTGGCGCGACGCCTTCCAGTCCATGCGCGCCGCCGTAATGGTGGCGCCGGATGCTTCGACCACCCGTCTCCTGCAGGACGAGATGGGCCGCGAGTTCGTCTCGCTCTATCTCGACAACAAGGCGGACCGCCTGTCGCCCGTTGACGCGCTGACGCTCTAC from Prosthecomicrobium sp. N25 encodes:
- the flgG gene encoding flagellar basal-body rod protein FlgG, which codes for MKALHIAASGMLAQELNVEVISNNIANMRTTGFKRQRADFQDLLYQNLRQVGSQSSDSGNLLPTGVQIGSGVRTAATPRIMSQGNVESTEKELDLALRGEGFFRISLPDGRTGFTRDGSFERDANGAMVNVNGYPLDPAITIPVNASGLTISAQGAVSAVIGNAPAATVIGQIQVARFVNKSGLEAIGDNIFIETASSGPAQVANPGDEGYGSLLQRHLEIANVNPVAEISDLIAAQRAYEMNSRVIRAADEMMSATIQFR
- a CDS encoding flagellar basal body-associated FliL family protein translates to MAKKPTKKDEAEAAAPEGADDAAKAKKKKLIVFGGAGLAVLLIGGGAGAYFIGLFGGKAADEHGVHPAAHAEAPKPAMFVELPELTVNLSTIDQRATYLKVKIALEVTDSAAVAKIQPILPRVLDAFQVYLRELRSSDLDGSAGLYRVKEELQKRVNIAIYPARVDAVLFKEILIQ
- a CDS encoding tautomerase family protein; the encoded protein is MPLVQIDVPALLAPERVRALADAVHDALVATVGVPPADRFQVIRRHQSGDLLVDPAYLGIARGPEAVIVAIAFRRGRTDEQKRALYRAIAAGAALEAELRPEDVMVVLTENGPADWSFGRGVAQYAAEAVPA
- a CDS encoding tetratricopeptide repeat protein, with protein sequence MRPAYAIPSTIATRVARALRVALVAAAALVWPASQAAAQGNARAEVTATQEKGFGRITVSFTDRTLLPQFTTRVSGNVLVVQFAEPVTVDVDRLPTLMPAYVQIARRDPDGQALRFALTRQVKVNTLEAGEKLFIDLLPPTWAGPPPGLPDAVVQELARRAEAALKAQREAEKQRFGLKVLPKLDFRVGRHPTFTRFSFGWNVPFDTQLAREDDRVVLTFNRMAEIDFAPVLTDPPPALKEIAGERDGDKLKIVMTIAPEADVRAFREDQSYVVDLSLPGKPANAAEAAVRKALAESSGVGERARELVTAPAAPASSKGAAPHGDAALTGLALPSPQAPAAAPAKGSAPKPAQPAFPRAAEAGAPGSKAADPAPAAHSPAAAPGTGAAEGQEMAKGPADDQGGEADPTAQHGEGPQDTTAARSTDLRIVRVEAKRIGNIVRIAFPFAGKVASAAFKRDDALWVVFDSEMQFDTRAIGASLGPLARSVTVTKTERGQAIRILLGEPMLTTLGADGNSWILTIGEMVLEPARPLSIQRVFRGGGQGALKVELADAGSVHEIQDPVVGDRMVVVTALGPARGILKPYSYSELDTVPSAHGVAVVPRTDDLSVSLEPGQVVISRERGLNLSTGSLTQPPDFSIPNAERKKARRLVDPSVFAIQDPADFTARIRSLIEKVGLAPEPQKNAARFDLAEFYIAHRFGPEALGVLRLIASQEPGIERDPGFIVLFAAAQTMTGRTAEARRALGRSEVADNADAALWRTIAAAAEQKWDEARESASKAAGAVGGYPPDVRALFGLAAAEAAVELNDFATAQSRLAEIEPDEVETDLRARYELLQARVADAAGRPEDATERYQRVIATGDRMAGAEAEYRRLRQLVRDARIPPEEAIDRLKSLAFDWRGDEIELKTLRFLANLQSQHGLWRDAFQSMRAAVMVAPDASTTRLLQDEMGREFVSLYLDNKADRLSPVDALTLYYDFRDLTPIGRLGDEIVRKIADRLVGVDLLDPAAELLTYQIDNRLRGAARAQIAADLAVVHLLDRKPDKALAVLNKTRQSQLPTSVERQRRMVEARALSETGRGDVALELVGSLGGTDVDRLRADILWRSKRWREAGERLETMLGGRWTEGPPLDPQERQDVLRAAVAYSLGNDSLGLGRLRGKFAEKMAAGPNAAAFEVVTAPIQSQGNEFRSIAREIAAVDTMRNFLEEYRSQYMKPADQPKEPEKKDKAPPGPQAADRTPAGTRLAAAEPPADKGGEKPAEAASGKAAGH
- a CDS encoding DUF6468 domain-containing protein is translated as MTSTWIGIGIEAIVAVLLAITISYCVMLNSRLKRLRADESQLKATILELVRATEIAERAILGLKQAAQDCDQTLAKRVREAEFFSVEIAREIGEGEQVLDRIAQITRTVRGISAPAAAEPEGGGEAGAPAAAPAPAADAKAPRMSELKMKFAQSAERLASLRKDLEGQAA
- the flgA gene encoding flagellar basal body P-ring formation chaperone FlgA, whose amino-acid sequence is MTVRRFLAFAALLACGLGPAPAPAAEPARPTLRAAVTVAAELVTIGDFFDNAGPLADRAIFRAPDLGTTGTVPAWRVLAEARAAGLREASEGLLVEVSVTRSAREIGAGEIQSLVAAALARQMGVADARELQVTFDQPLEPRLADERSPAPVRIASVNSVPGNGRFEALVLIDKGAAPERLRLRGQATEVVDTVVLTRPLARGEVLRAEDLVVQRVPKRQAGANRPAAVEDFAGLAARRALRAETPLTAGDVQQPLLVKRGETITLVYQSPGLVLSARAQALEQGSLGDVITVLNPQSKRTVVGTVSGPGRVTVGPGGTSVASLGRAQQ
- the flgH gene encoding flagellar basal body L-ring protein FlgH, which gives rise to MTVSRILLLALAAAPLGACSNTLDRLSNVGDTPKLTAIKDPTAQPGYKPVSLPMPDPQVAAYAPNSLWRSGARAFFKDQRAARVGDILTVKVTIGDKAEIDNETKRSRSTTETDSVGGVPGYYLQKVIPTETSASNLVATTAKNENAGSGSVNRSEKLETNVAAVVTQVLPNGNLVVEGRQEIRVNFEIRELIVAGIIRPEDIAADNTIESTKIAEARIAYGGRGQITDVQQPRYGNQVLDIILPF
- a CDS encoding MotE family protein, translated to MTQPRLLPLVVFATAVLLALKGVHLAIASGPEPVRVVAAADKDPFAGVDPDPVTTASGSGGGHGEAAPAAAPPGHGVEPAKVKVEVTTEKPAEAKPIPGQELMSEIAILQKLAERRKLIEQREKELEMREQLLKATEGKIEKRIDDLKSIEGQIGTATKAKEEEKSKEITDLVKMYESMKAKDAARVFDRLDTSLLSDIARQMNPKKLADVVSKMSPEAAEKLTIELANRRKEPVAQPARELPKIDGNRG
- the flgF gene encoding flagellar basal-body rod protein FlgF, coding for MENAQLVGLSRQVTLQRQMDLIANNLANINTNGFKAQSLLFEEIGQPRAAANTFLRPDQPISFVVDDANLYDMQPGQMTATGNPTDVALDGRGWFVVQTPQGERYTRNGSFAVNAQGQLVTRDNDAVLTDGGPLTLQPGETNLSIASDGTISTNQGVKGKLRVVDFERQGSLKKVGETLFEGENPIPATLPRVVQGQIEKSNVRGVVELSRMIAVQRSYESVAKWMQNADDLRRSAIEKLGQVS
- the fliM gene encoding flagellar motor switch protein FliM, which encodes MAGPEDDLEDLDAAWGAALAEQKGDDGGDDLAAEWGAALAEQGVEGADEMASQWGAMLDDSDTDLDQATRGGDRILNQEEIDNLLGFNLDDNIAADQSGIRALINSAMVSYERLPMLEIVFDRLVRLTTTSLRNFTSDNVEVSLDSITSVRFGDYLNSIPLPAILGVFKAEEWDNFGLVTVDSSLIYSIIDVLLGGGRGTTPIRIEGRPYTTIETNLVRRMIEVVLSDAEQAFAPLSPVRFNLERLETNPRFAAVSRPANAAILAEFRIDMEDRGGKIEVLIPYATLEPIRELLLQMFMGEKFGRDPIWEGHLATEIYGADIAVDAVLFEREMSLGQILNLKVGQTLVFDAGPSDPVTIKCGGILLTEGHMGRVGDSISVKVARNLKRPKMTLAAFEKAASQKDMQAS